A genome region from Panicum virgatum strain AP13 chromosome 4K, P.virgatum_v5, whole genome shotgun sequence includes the following:
- the LOC120702760 gene encoding probable calcium-binding protein CML30, whose translation MAPLLLLFLLGGLCALFSLTASSRAGAAKKCCDVKGAGGEGEEAARREGARKQARPDPEADLGIVFSTFDHDGDGFITAVELEESLRRLGIAVSADEAAAMVARVDANSDALIDIHEFRELYDSIPKKRKHQHPAADLGAAREVPVEDAEEEEEAAEEEEERDLREAFDVFDGNKDGLISAEELGTVLGSLGLRRAGASAGRPAVAECRDMIRLVDSDGDGMVSFEEFKRMMTVVKA comes from the coding sequence ATGGCGCCTCTGCTCCTGCTCTTCCTCCTCGGCGGCCTCTGCGCCCTCTTCTCCCTCACCGCCTCctcgcgcgccggcgccgccaagaAGTGCTGCGACGTCAAGGGCGcaggcggcgagggggaggaggcggcgcggcgggagggGGCGAGGAAGCAGGCGCGGCCCGACCCGGAGGCGGACCTGGGCATCGTCTTCTCCACGTTCGaccacgacggcgacggcttCATCACGGCGGTCGAGCTGGAGGAGTCGCTGCGCCGCCTCGGCATCGCCGTGTCCGCCGAcgaggccgccgccatggtGGCGCGCGTCGACGCCAACAGCGACGCGCTCATCGACATCCACGAGTTCCGGGAGCTCTACGACTCCATACCCAAGAAGCGGAAGCACCAGCACCCCGCCGCCGATCTCGGCGCCGCGAGGGAGGTCCCCGTGGAGgacgcggaggaggaagaagaggccgcggaggaggaggaggagagggaccTGCGGGAGGCGTTCGACGTCTTCGACGGCAACAAGGACGGGCTCATCTCCGCCGAGGAGCTCGGCACCGTGCTGGGCTCCCTAGgcctgcgccgcgccggcgccagcgccggcAGGCCCGCCGTCGCCGAGTGCCGCGACATGATACGCCtcgtcgacagcgacggcgacggcatGGTCAGCTTCGAGGAGTTCAAGCGCATGATGACCGTCGTCAAGGCCTaa